CCCTCTCCATCACTTCACAAGGCAAACATCCCGGTTTCTTGAAGAGAAGAAGCTTTTTTGGGGGCATTAAGCGGTTTTATTTAATTTCTTTGGTGATGGTGCACCCCGTAGAAATCCTTCCGTGCTCAGATCTTCGTCAAGATCGGGCCAATGGATTCCATATCCTCCACCGGCAATTTCCCAGTTCATCAATTGCTCAGGCGTAGCGTTCATCAGCGATGGATACCAGACCAAGGGTACGGAGATTATCCGTCCATCCATAAGATCCACAGTGATCAGATTCTCATCGATCTTTACATTTTTAATTCGCTCGTCAGCGACACTAGTTAAAGTACTCATACCATCGTTCCGTCATCATTTTGTGGTTATTTCTGACAATCTCCATTATTTCTCTTAATTCCCTGGCATTGAAGCCGATATTCTTTGCCATGGATAGTTCCATTAACCAGATCTTAGCTGTACAACCACCTTTATCAACATGAATATGTGGAGGTTCAAAACTTTCATGGCTGTAAAAATAAAACCTGAAGCCATTCTCCTTGTGTACTGTTGGCATTAGAATCTTTCCAAATTACTCCAATAAAAGTAACGGTTAATCTGAATATATCAAAATACAAATATTACTCTCCTGCATCACATTATTCAGGGGATATTTTTATATACCTGACAAAACTACCCGACTGATTATTTTTGAACGGACAATACAGGACATTACCGTAAACATATCAACAATTCGGATTTGTAAGCCTATGAATAAGAGATTCTTTTTGATATTTGCTTTTGCTCTTTTTTCCATTGCATCCCTCCCGGCACAGCCACAGCCGGAGTTCCAAAAATTCTTTGACGAGACCGGATTTAAAGGAAGCATAACCATCTACGATAAAAAGGCAGACAAGTGGATTTTCAGCGACTCCCTTGATGCAAAACTTGAATTATTGCCCGCATCTTCATCAAAAATTTTCAATTCCCTTGTGTTTCTTGAAGAGGGCATCCTAAAGGATGAAAATGAAATTGTGAAATGGGATGGAATAAAAAGATGGGTTGACGACTGGAATCAGGATCTCGACCTGCGGAGGGCATTCAAATTTTCAGCCGCATGGGTTTATTGTAAACTCGCTCCAAAAGTTGGCAGGGAAAAATATCTCGACTACCTCGACAAATGCAACTACGGAAACAAATTCATCGGAGCACATGTAGATTCCTTTTGGCTGGATGGTTCCTTAAGAATCTCTCCAGTGCAGCAGGTCAATTTTCTCCGGAACCTTGATGCGGAGACACTTCCTTTTTCAAAAAGAACATTTTCCATTGTCAAAAACATCATGATAGAGAATGAAGATTCTAACCATACTCTTCGTGCTAAAACAGGCTGGGGCAAAATCCCGGGAGAGGAGGATACCGGCTGGTGGGTTGGTTATCTGACACTCAAAGATAATGTTGTCTATTTCGCTACCCGTCTGCGAAAAGGCTACGACGACGAAAACCCCGCATTCCCGTCGAGCAGAAAAACAATCACAGCCAAAATACTGAAGTATTTGGGGTACGGGGAGATATTTTAAGGGTAATCGCTTTATTTTGTTACGATTTTGTACTTTAAACAGTATAAGAATGAAATAAAACACGCGAAAATCATATTAATCCAATAATTCAACCATAAAATCTGAATAACAGCAGGGGTTGGGATAAGTTAAGCAGCCCCAAACCCGCTTCCAAACTGCATAATAACTTTACCTGCAACTTCCTCGAGGAGAAGCCTGTCGTAGATGGTGTGTCTTTTTGCCTCGGTGGTAATGGTATCGTAAACCTGCCAGATGGTGTCGGCTGTTTTCGGCGATTTGATCTATCCAAGGGTTTCAGAGGCAATAGCTATATTCTGAAATTTAATCCCGGTAATAAGCGGATAATGTGGTCATTGAGCCCCATCTGCTGAACACCAAACTCAATGATATGCTCATAAATTTCACAATACTCAATAGTCACATGGTTTTCCCAAATTATGAACATACTAAAGATATCGACTGTTTATGAAAGAAAAAAGGAATCAAAATGCAAAAACACTTTGTGGTCGCCGGGTCTTCTTCCGGAATTGGAGAAGATCTTACAAAAAAACTCCTTTCTGCGGGACACAGGGTAACAGGAATAAGCCGCAGGGAAGTGTCCGGTTTTCCCGGAAATTACACACATATTCCGGCTGATCTTGCTGATGCGAATACAGTCCTCCCCAAAATTGATAATGCGCTTGACGGACTTGTTTACGCCCCCGGAAGCATCAATCTGAAACCTTTCAGGTCTCTCTCTTTAGCTGATTTTCAGAATGAACTGAACATCAACCTCCTTGGTGCAATTAAAACAATTCAACATTTTCTGCCAAATCTTAAACTTGCAGAATCATCATCCATCCTGCTCTTCAGCACCGTGGCAGTCTCTACCGGAATGCCTTATCATGCATCCATTGCTTCAGCAAAAGGAGCCGTTGAGGGACTGACACGCTCACTCGCTGCGGAACTCGCTTCCAAAATCAGGGTGAATGCCATTGCCCCGTCCCTCACGCAGACACCCCTCGCCGGAAAGCTTCTATCAACTCCCGAGAAAGTTGAAGCATCCGCTAAACGACATCCCCTTGGCAGAGTGGGAAATACCGGTGACATCGCCTCTGCCGCAGAATTTCTCCTCGGCGACACTTCAAGCTGGATAACGGGACAAATAATCCACATCGATGGTGGAATCTCTTCGGTGAAACTTATGTAAATATTCAGGGGCTCTCTTCGGAGTTTTCCGGAAAAAGATCCTTTTCTGCACTCTATTCCTGTAACAAACAAAAACCAGGAAAAAATGGACAGCAAAGAGATTTACGCAAAAATTACAGACCCGAAAAACATCGAGAGAGCTTTCGTTTATGCACGCAACGAAAGACAGAAGGATTTCTTCTTCGACCCGACTGAAATCGATTGGGCTATAGCGAACAAGGAGGCTATTATCAGTTCGATTTTGGAAGACCTGAAAGACCCCAAAGCCTACTCCCAGAAAACTTCCTTTGCGTATTTTCCTCCAAAAACCAACATCTGCCACAGAAGAATGATCTTCATTCCTTTTAAAGACCTGGTCATCAGATACGCATTTGTTACTGTTCTTGCAGATCTTCTCGATTTTCAACTCGCCGAACACTGTTTCTCGAACCGCAGAGCCAAAGGAAAAGACGGGAAGGAAAATCTTCTGCAAAACTTCGCTGTCGATTCCTGGCCCCGCTTCGTTGACTGGCAAAAAGAGATGTCGGCTAAACATAAATTTATGTTAAAAACTGATATTTCCTCTTTCTACGATTCCGTTTCACACAAATATCTTGTAAAAAAGGTTGCCGATTCGATTGGCATCAAGACAAACTCGGGTGTTATAAAACTTTTCGAAAAGATACTGAAAGTCAATGTCGCCACATATGATCACAGACCGGATTCCCAGAGAAATCCCGAAACAATGCGACAAGGGCTCGTCATCGGTTGCGGTACCGACGGGTTTCTCGCGAACATCTACCTGAAAGAAGTGGATGAACTGATGGCGACAAAAAAGGTGGTTTTCGGCAGATATACCGATGACATGAAGATTTTTGCAAACGATAAAAAAGAACTTGATGATGCAATCCTTCTTCTGCAAAAAGCTCTTCTCACTCTGGGACTCAATCTCAACTCAGGAAAGACAAAGCTGGCTTCAAGTGATAAAGAGAAAAATGAAATTTCTTCCAAATATGTGGACATCTACGACTACGCAGATGAAACAGACGAAGAACAAAATGACAGGTTCAGTGAATACCTCGATAATCATTTTTCAGATGTCAGGCAGTTTCAATCACTGAAAGAAATCGAAAATGACGGCGATGCCAAGGACTTCTGCAAATTTCTGTCAACTCAGTCGAATAAAAAGAAGAAAAAAGTCAAAATAACAGGCAGAACTCTATGGCAGGTGGAGGCTTTGGGAAATATATTCATGAATTTTGCAGGCGCATCCAAACATGCGTCATGGCTGATCGTTCAATCCTCTTTCTTCGCAGGTGTGGATGAAAAAGTATCCAAACGGGCAGTCGAAATTCTTGCAGAGACACTTCTCAATCCAAAAATGAACTCCTACACCCGTTACAGAATCCTCCATTACCTCACCAAATCTGAAAACAAAAACAACAACCACAAGCCATACATCTACAGTTTCCTCCCTCATGACCGCGACTGGTTTATCGATCTCTGCAAACAATTTCTTTCAGAACCCGCGATCGAATGTAATATTATCGCCATTCAAACATTAAAAACTCTCGGCTTTGGCAAAGATGAAATTTCACAGTTGGTCGGGAAGCATTGCATAAAACCGCTCGCTCAACCGATACAAAACGCTCTGCTACATATTTCCGAAAAAACGAAGGTTCCGGTTCCGGAAATTGTGGGTATTGATGTAACTGAAATGGAGGACTTTTCGGGGTATTTTTGAGGTACACCTTTGGAAGTGTACCTCAAAAATTATAATTAGACGGGTTGTATCAATCCACCTTTACGGTGACAGGTTTGATATTCCAGATGTTTTTGGCGTAATCTGAGATCGATCTGTCGCTGGAGAATTTTGCAATTCTCGCTGTGTTCAAGAGGGACATCTTTGTCCATCTTTCGCGGTCACGATACGCTTTTGCAACCTCTTCCTGAACTCTCACATAGTCTTCATAGTCGGCGAGCAACATATAATAGTCGCTTCCCAGAAGTGAATCGATAATCGGCTGGAATATTCCCGGTTCTGCGGGAGAGAAACTGTTTCCGGCTATCATATTGATTACACGGCGAAGTTCGGGATTTCGGTCGTAATAATCCATCGGATTGTAACCCTGTGCTCTGAGTGCCAGCACTTCGTCTGCAAGAAGACCGAAAATGAAAATGTTTTCATCTCCTACTTCTTCCCTTATCTCAATGTTTGCACCGTCCATTGTACCAATTGTAAGAGCACCGTTCAATGCGAATTTCATGTTACCCGTTCCTGATGCCTCGAGACCTGCGGTTGAAATTTGTTCCGAGAGATCGGCAGCAGGAATAATCCGTTCAGCGAGTGAAACGCCGTAATTTGCAATAAACAAAACTTTCAACTTGTCACCCACAACAGGATCGTTATTTACAACATCACCCACAGCATGAATCAGCTTGATTATCAACTTTGCCATATGGTATGCGGGAGCAGCCTTGCCGGCAAAAATCACAGTTCTTGGAGTTGCCTCATACCTCGGATTCTCTTTGATACGGTTGTAGAGAGTAATTACATGGAGGACATTCAGCAACTGCCTCTTGTACTCGTGGAATCTTTTTATATGAACATCAAAGATTGAATCGGTCGGAACTGAAATTCCGTATTCACTTTTGATAAATTTTGCAAGCAACTGTTTGTTGAACCACTTGATATGGCTCCAGTCGTTCAGGAATTCATGATCATCGGCAAATTTCTCGATCTCGGCAATTTTGTCGTTGTGGAGTATCCAGTCATCACTTATTCTGTCTGAAATCAGTGAAGAGAGGAGCGGATTTGCATGCCTGATCCATCTTCTGAAGGTGATACCGTTAGTTACATTTTTAAACTTGTCGGGGAAAATCCTGTGAAAATCGTTGAAAATCAGTTGTTTCAGGATGTTTGAGTGAAGTGCTGCCACACCATTCACCGAGTGACAGGAAACTATCGCAAGGTTTGCCATCCTGATCCGTTTCTCAGGTCCTTCCCTGATTATCGAAATTTTGCTTATCACTTCGTCAGGAACATTGAATTTTTCTCTCACATCGGTGAGGAAATTGTGGTTGATGTCGTAAACAATTTGAAGATGCCGTGGCAACAATTCCTCAAATATCGAGACAGACCATTCTTCGAGAGCTTCGGGAACGACAGTGTGGTTCGTGTAGGCGAATGTCCCCTGAGTGATCTTCCAGGCTTCATCCCATGACAAACCTTCTTCATCGATCAGAATTCGCATAAGTTCGGGAATCGCTATCACAGGGTGAGTGTCGTTCAACTGAATCGCTGTTTTCTCGGCAAATCTGTCAAAAGTACTATGGTTATACCTGTACTTCCTGATAATATCCTGAAGTGACGCGGAACTGAAGAAGTACTGCTGTCTTAGTCTGAGGAATTTTCCACCTGTGTAGCTGTCATTCGGATACAAAACTTTGGAGATGTTTTCGGAGATGTTCTTTCTTTCAACGGCTGCAACATAATTTCCATCGTTGAATTCTTTGAAACTGAACTCTTCGTTGGCTCTGGCAGCCCACAATCTGAGATTATTAACCGTGTCTGATTTGTAGCCCGGAACAGGTACATCATAGGCAGCGGCGAGTATTTCTTCAGTATCTATCCAGTTGTGTTTCATTTTCCCTTCCGGGGTTCTGACTGAAACCACCCTGCCGAAGTATTTGATCCTGAAAGTAAGCTCTCTCCTCGGAATCTCCCAGGGGCACCCGTATGCGAGCCAGTAGTCGGGCTGCTCCTGTTGCCTGCCATTCACAATTTCCTGCTTGAAAATACCAAATTCATACCTGATACCATACCCAAATGCCGGAAGTTGAAGTGTCGCCATCGAATCGAGGAAACAGGCGGCAAGTCTTCCAAGGCCACCATTTCCCAAAGCCATGTCGTGTTCAAGTTCCATGATATCTTCGAGAACATAATTGTCTTTGCGGAGTATTTGGCGGCACTCCTCGTAGTAGTCCATGTTGATGAGGGCATTTCCGAGGAGCCTTCCCATTAGAAATTCGAGAGAAAGGTAATATACTTTTTTCACATCCTGCGTGTTATATACATGCTGAGTGCGAAGCCAGTTTCTAACAAGCCTGTCACGAATCGAAAGCGACAGTGCATAATACATGTCGTTGTCGGTTACTGTCTGGCGTGTTTTAACCAGGATAAATTCGAGGTGCTCGGAAAACTGGTTTGAAAGGGTAAAACTTTCGGGCGACTCGCGGTCGGTAAAAAACAAAGAATTTTTCATTTTTATAGTCTGGTGTTGTAAACAAATTGAGTATCAAGCTGCCCGAGGGGGACGCCCTGGACATCCTTCGGAGAAACTATCCCGGTCTCCACCTTCCAATCGATCCCAAGTTGTGGATCATTGTAGAGAAGGGTTCGCTCCGAGTCTTTATTATAAAATCCTGTACACTTGTAGTGAAAAATTGCTATGTCAGAGAGTACAGAAAATCCATGGGCAAAACCAGGCGGAATCCAGATCTGATGATGATTTTCTTCCGAGAGGAGTGTCGAGTAATGCTTTCCAAAAGTCTGTGATCCTCTCCTGATATCCACCACCACATCGAGAACTGTACCGGAAATTACCTGGCACAATTTTCCCTGTTGAAACGGCGGTTGCTGAAAATGCAGACCGCGTATGGTTCCTTTTGAAGATTTTGAAAGGTTATCCTGAACAAATTCCATCGAAATTCCGGCTTCCGCCAGTTTTTCTTTGTGGAAACACTCAAAGAAAAAACCTCTGTGATCTTCAAAAACCACCGGTTTTAATAAAAGTATGCCATCAAGGTGGCTTTCTATAGCGTTCAATTTCTCCTCAGTTCAAATCTATTATCTGTTTTCTTCATATTCCTGCAATACCCGTTCGAGATACGACCGGTACATGCTCTGCGGAATGGAGTTTATGAGCGATTTAAAGCCCTCCACATCCACAAAACCTTTGCTGAACGCTATCTCTTCGAGGCATGCAACTTTAAGACCCTGTCTCTCTTCTATTACACCAAAGAAATTGGATGCCTGAAGCAGTGCCTGAGGTGTCCCGGTATCGAGCCACGCCACACCTCTGCCGACTATCTCGACTCTGAGGTTCTCCTGCTGCAGATAAACATTGTTTACATCAGTTATCTCGAGTTCCCCTCGGGCTGACGGTTTCAAATTTTTCGATATTTCCACCACACTGTTGTCGTAAATGTAAAGTCCGGGAACTGCATAATTCGATTTCGGTACTTTCGGTTTTTCTTCAATGCTCAAAACCTTACCCGAACGGTCAAAATTTACAATTCCGTATCTTTCAGGATCGGTCACGCGGTATCCGAAGATTTTTGCACCCGTTTTGTGTTCCGCTACGGCATCGTAGAAGAATTCAAGGTCACCGAAAAAGATGTTATCACCGAGTATGAGGGTCACATTGTCATCACCGATAAAATCCGCCCCGAGGATAAAGGATTCGGCTATACCCCTCGGGGCATCCTGCAGTTTGTATGATATATTCATGCCAAGATGACTGCCGTCGTCAAACAATTTCTGATAGAGAGGAATTG
The sequence above is a segment of the Bacteroidota bacterium genome. Coding sequences within it:
- a CDS encoding DUF2442 domain-containing protein, translated to MSTLTSVADERIKNVKIDENLITVDLMDGRIISVPLVWYPSLMNATPEQLMNWEIAGGGYGIHWPDLDEDLSTEGFLRGAPSPKKLNKTA
- a CDS encoding DUF4160 domain-containing protein; translated protein: MPTVHKENGFRFYFYSHESFEPPHIHVDKGGCTAKIWLMELSMAKNIGFNARELREIMEIVRNNHKMMTERWYEYFN
- a CDS encoding class D beta-lactamase, encoding MNKRFFLIFAFALFSIASLPAQPQPEFQKFFDETGFKGSITIYDKKADKWIFSDSLDAKLELLPASSSKIFNSLVFLEEGILKDENEIVKWDGIKRWVDDWNQDLDLRRAFKFSAAWVYCKLAPKVGREKYLDYLDKCNYGNKFIGAHVDSFWLDGSLRISPVQQVNFLRNLDAETLPFSKRTFSIVKNIMIENEDSNHTLRAKTGWGKIPGEEDTGWWVGYLTLKDNVVYFATRLRKGYDDENPAFPSSRKTITAKILKYLGYGEIF
- a CDS encoding SDR family oxidoreductase — translated: MQKHFVVAGSSSGIGEDLTKKLLSAGHRVTGISRREVSGFPGNYTHIPADLADANTVLPKIDNALDGLVYAPGSINLKPFRSLSLADFQNELNINLLGAIKTIQHFLPNLKLAESSSILLFSTVAVSTGMPYHASIASAKGAVEGLTRSLAAELASKIRVNAIAPSLTQTPLAGKLLSTPEKVEASAKRHPLGRVGNTGDIASAAEFLLGDTSSWITGQIIHIDGGISSVKLM
- a CDS encoding RNA-directed DNA polymerase produces the protein MDSKEIYAKITDPKNIERAFVYARNERQKDFFFDPTEIDWAIANKEAIISSILEDLKDPKAYSQKTSFAYFPPKTNICHRRMIFIPFKDLVIRYAFVTVLADLLDFQLAEHCFSNRRAKGKDGKENLLQNFAVDSWPRFVDWQKEMSAKHKFMLKTDISSFYDSVSHKYLVKKVADSIGIKTNSGVIKLFEKILKVNVATYDHRPDSQRNPETMRQGLVIGCGTDGFLANIYLKEVDELMATKKVVFGRYTDDMKIFANDKKELDDAILLLQKALLTLGLNLNSGKTKLASSDKEKNEISSKYVDIYDYADETDEEQNDRFSEYLDNHFSDVRQFQSLKEIENDGDAKDFCKFLSTQSNKKKKKVKITGRTLWQVEALGNIFMNFAGASKHASWLIVQSSFFAGVDEKVSKRAVEILAETLLNPKMNSYTRYRILHYLTKSENKNNNHKPYIYSFLPHDRDWFIDLCKQFLSEPAIECNIIAIQTLKTLGFGKDEISQLVGKHCIKPLAQPIQNALLHISEKTKVPVPEIVGIDVTEMEDFSGYF
- a CDS encoding glycogen/starch/alpha-glucan phosphorylase, coding for MKNSLFFTDRESPESFTLSNQFSEHLEFILVKTRQTVTDNDMYYALSLSIRDRLVRNWLRTQHVYNTQDVKKVYYLSLEFLMGRLLGNALINMDYYEECRQILRKDNYVLEDIMELEHDMALGNGGLGRLAACFLDSMATLQLPAFGYGIRYEFGIFKQEIVNGRQQEQPDYWLAYGCPWEIPRRELTFRIKYFGRVVSVRTPEGKMKHNWIDTEEILAAAYDVPVPGYKSDTVNNLRLWAARANEEFSFKEFNDGNYVAAVERKNISENISKVLYPNDSYTGGKFLRLRQQYFFSSASLQDIIRKYRYNHSTFDRFAEKTAIQLNDTHPVIAIPELMRILIDEEGLSWDEAWKITQGTFAYTNHTVVPEALEEWSVSIFEELLPRHLQIVYDINHNFLTDVREKFNVPDEVISKISIIREGPEKRIRMANLAIVSCHSVNGVAALHSNILKQLIFNDFHRIFPDKFKNVTNGITFRRWIRHANPLLSSLISDRISDDWILHNDKIAEIEKFADDHEFLNDWSHIKWFNKQLLAKFIKSEYGISVPTDSIFDVHIKRFHEYKRQLLNVLHVITLYNRIKENPRYEATPRTVIFAGKAAPAYHMAKLIIKLIHAVGDVVNNDPVVGDKLKVLFIANYGVSLAERIIPAADLSEQISTAGLEASGTGNMKFALNGALTIGTMDGANIEIREEVGDENIFIFGLLADEVLALRAQGYNPMDYYDRNPELRRVINMIAGNSFSPAEPGIFQPIIDSLLGSDYYMLLADYEDYVRVQEEVAKAYRDRERWTKMSLLNTARIAKFSSDRSISDYAKNIWNIKPVTVKVD
- the rfbC gene encoding dTDP-4-dehydrorhamnose 3,5-epimerase → MNAIESHLDGILLLKPVVFEDHRGFFFECFHKEKLAEAGISMEFVQDNLSKSSKGTIRGLHFQQPPFQQGKLCQVISGTVLDVVVDIRRGSQTFGKHYSTLLSEENHHQIWIPPGFAHGFSVLSDIAIFHYKCTGFYNKDSERTLLYNDPQLGIDWKVETGIVSPKDVQGVPLGQLDTQFVYNTRL
- the rfbA gene encoding glucose-1-phosphate thymidylyltransferase RfbA, which encodes MKGIILAGGSGSRLYPITKVYSKQLAVIYDKPLIYYPLSVLMLAGIKDVLIISNEETIPLYQKLFDDGSHLGMNISYKLQDAPRGIAESFILGADFIGDDNVTLILGDNIFFGDLEFFYDAVAEHKTGAKIFGYRVTDPERYGIVNFDRSGKVLSIEEKPKVPKSNYAVPGLYIYDNSVVEISKNLKPSARGELEITDVNNVYLQQENLRVEIVGRGVAWLDTGTPQALLQASNFFGVIEERQGLKVACLEEIAFSKGFVDVEGFKSLINSIPQSMYRSYLERVLQEYEENR